The Danio rerio strain Tuebingen ecotype United States chromosome 20, GRCz12tu, whole genome shotgun sequence genome contains the following window.
TGAGACTGTCTCAGCGATTGAACATCTTCCGTTTGAGTGATTCACGGTGCAAGACCGAAATCCTCACCCTATTCCAGCTAGCAAACCCCAAGTTTTTGAGTGGTTACAGGTGAAAGACTGAAACCCTGTACCGATTATATGATGGTTGAACAGATTTCTGATCTCCCCACAACATCAGCTGCTAAAATGGAGGAAGACAAAGCCTGCAAGATCTCCCAGAGCCAGAAAAAAGTGAAGCAGCTCAAAGAAAGGCCAAGAAATGGCACTAATAGTGAGTCTTATTTACATTGTGCTATCCAATATCCAGTGTTTTCCTGACATAATAATAtacttactattaaaaataatgtttgtacagGATAATAGACAGCTGGTTAAACTGCTGGCTATCATTGCATTCACGTGAATCTTAATGCAACATTTTGGGTAAAATGATAATGtatttcattttcagcttttctgATACAACTTTAGTCTAAAATCCTTTAGTAAAATGAGATATGCACacaaacttttcattttcaacCGACAGCCCCGATGGCtttcggtgaactgtctttccattacaaaatcaccacatttaagatctgTTCTCTTTAAAAATATGTGATCTTCACTGactaatatatatttgatataaagtgggtctcagaccggacaagaatcactgcattaaatgacatttaaaataaacatgaaaatttattttagctcagtattttaaatggagtttctgcgctagcctgctggtaCTGACGGTGCTAGCGGTTCCATACAATAGACTattgtctcgttttatgcttgaacaactaaacgaatcCTTAGgttaatttaactgattgtaatttaattatatcACGATGTTTATGGTGTAAAAGCAACCTTATAAAACGTTAAATAATCACAGAAACCTTTCATCGGAAATTTACTGTTGGCtgaaaaactctagctgtgcaataTAACCCAGTATtcagttttctattttaaaaaagtgcactGAACATGTAGTTTTTAAATCGTTTGGTGCATTGATCATTTGTGTAAGCAGTTTTAtataacatgaaaataataaaatattttagtcaaatacaataattaataataaaatacaaaagtgtaGCAAATCCATGGTAAACTTGTGGTAACCTTGGTTTAGCtacaataactttttaaaatggttatatattggggtttttgtttttggtgaatgttcattttaaatttctctCAAATTACTGTGGACAAGTGTGTAAAGATgtgcaatcatttctcttttaacagatgagaaggagaaagtaaaagaaaagagaaagaagagCAAGGTTGCTTCTTTCATCAGAGCTGCTCTACGATGTTTCTGCTTCTGTCCTCGTAATGAGCCGTTCACACTTTCCTCATCTGATGGTAAATGATGGTTTTTGCATCTCAATATTTTCTAGTGTATaatgtcattaataaactgtatttttactccCCTTTATCTGGAGTTTAACGTCTCCTTGAAAATGACTTTGTACTATgtgcaaactgcaatcatttgtcTTAACAGATTCTGAACATGAGATCTATGAAAAGATGATTGTGGAAGAGGAAGAAGTGAAGGAGATAAtgcaggaggaggtggtggagaagaaagaggaggtgatGGAAGAAGAGAAGGAGGAGGTGGTGATGGTGGACACAGAGAAAGATAACACAAAGCAAGAAAAGAcaaatgaggaggaggaggagaaaagtggagaggagaaggtggtggagaaaaaggaagaaggGAAGGAGATAATGCAGAATGAGATTGTGGTGGAGAAGAAGGAGCAGGTGATGAAAAAGAAGaaggtggtggtgatggtggtggaagtggtgatggtggagaaaaataaacaaataaagaaagataCCAGCACCCAACTAACAgaggaggagaaggtggtggagaaaaaggaagaagagaaagagataatgcagaaggaagaggtggagaaggaggaggaggtgatgaaagagaagaaggtggtggagaaaaaggaagaagagaaagagataacgcagaaggaagaggtggagaaggaggaggaggtgatgaaagaggagaaggtggtggtggggaaaaagaaaagaaagaaagataccaGCACCCGACTGTCAGAGGAGGAGTTCTGGAGAAGGAAAATGgaggaggagaaggtggtggagaaaaaggaggaagagaaagagataatgcagaaggaagaggtggtggagaaggaggaggaggtgatgaaagaggaggaggaggtgatgaaagaggagaagggggtggtggagaaaaagaaaagaaaagataccAGCACCCGACTGTCAGAGAAGGAGCTGTGGAGAAGGAAAATTATCGCTAGAAGGCTATCTGCGGCAAAGTTTCTGTTTGAGCaaataaaggaggaggaggacaagATGAAAGCTGAGGAAGAGAACAATGaggagaaaataaaatacattggaaaggaggaggaggaggaggaggtgaagaaaaagagaaggaggaggcggccaagaaaaaactgcaaggtggaagaagtggaggaggtggaaggaaaggaaagtgaggaggtggagaatcacattgaggagaaagagcaaatgaatgacattgaaaaggaggaggaggtgaagaaaaggagaaggaggaggcggccaagaaaaaactgcaaggtggaagaagtggaggagatggaaggaaaggaaagtgaggaggtggagaatcacattgaggagaaagagcaaatgaatgacattgaaaaggaggaggaggaggaggaggaggtggtgaagaaaaggagaaggaggaggcggcCAAGAAAAAGTAACAGTATGAACGAGGAAGACAAAGAACAAAGTAGAGGAGTAGAGACATACTGTATGTGAAGGAGGAGGGTGAACAACATTGTACAAcatcaataaaaatgtgttttgtacaATACTGTATGTGCTGTGTGTTGTGTTCATCTGCTTAATTCTCTGTTTCAAAAGtattgaattttg
Protein-coding sequences here:
- the LOC141379323 gene encoding uncharacterized protein isoform X1, whose amino-acid sequence is MMVEQISDLPTTSAAKMEEDKACKISQSQKKVKQLKERPRNGTNNEKEKVKEKRKKSKVASFIRAALRCFCFCPRNEPFTLSSSDDSEHEIYEKMIVEEEEVKEIMQEEVVEKKEEVMEEEKEEVVMVDTEKDNTKQEKTNEEEEEKSGEEKVVEKKEEGKEIMQNEIVVEKKEQVMKKKKVVVMVVEVVMVEKNKQIKKDTSTQLTEEEKVVEKKEEEKEIMQKEEVEKEEEVMKEKKVVEKKEEEKEITQKEEVEKEEEVMKEEKVVVGKKKRKKDTSTRLSEEEFWRRKMEEEKVVEKKEEEKEIMQKEEVVEKEEEVMKEEEEVMKEEKGVVEKKKRKDTSTRLSEKELWRRKIIARRLSAAKFLFEQIKEEEDKMKAEEENNEEKIKYIGKEEEEEEVKKKRRRRRPRKNCKVEEVEEVEGKESEEVENHIEEKEQMNDIEKEEEEVKKKRRRRRPRKNCKVEEVEEVEGKESEEVENHIEEKEQMNDIEKEEEVKKRRRRRRPRKNCKVEEVEEMEGKESEEVENHIEEKEQMNDIEKEEEEEEEVVKKRRRRRRPRKSNSMNEEDKEQSRGVETYCM
- the LOC141379323 gene encoding uncharacterized protein isoform X2; this encodes MMVEQISDLPTTSAAKMEEDKACKISQSQKKVKQLKERPRNGTNNSEHEIYEKMIVEEEEVKEIMQEEVVEKKEEVMEEEKEEVVMVDTEKDNTKQEKTNEEEEEKSGEEKVVEKKEEGKEIMQNEIVVEKKEQVMKKKKVVVMVVEVVMVEKNKQIKKDTSTQLTEEEKVVEKKEEEKEIMQKEEVEKEEEVMKEKKVVEKKEEEKEITQKEEVEKEEEVMKEEKVVVGKKKRKKDTSTRLSEEEFWRRKMEEEKVVEKKEEEKEIMQKEEVVEKEEEVMKEEEEVMKEEKGVVEKKKRKDTSTRLSEKELWRRKIIARRLSAAKFLFEQIKEEEDKMKAEEENNEEKIKYIGKEEEEEEVKKKRRRRRPRKNCKVEEVEEVEGKESEEVENHIEEKEQMNDIEKEEEEVKKKRRRRRPRKNCKVEEVEEVEGKESEEVENHIEEKEQMNDIEKEEEVKKRRRRRRPRKNCKVEEVEEMEGKESEEVENHIEEKEQMNDIEKEEEEEEEVVKKRRRRRRPRKSNSMNEEDKEQSRGVETYCM